The Acidobacteriaceae bacterium nucleotide sequence GCGACGGCAAGCCCCTTGGCGAAGCTGAAGTCACGTTCGCCCGCCTCCGCCTTCTTTTCTGCACTGACCTCGTGCTCTTTCGAGGCACCCGCAGCGCCACTCACCGCGATAGCAAGCAAGGAGAGCAGAACGCCGGCAAGCGTTACCTGCCCCCAGCTCTCATGCAGGATGGCGTGGATGCGGCCGTCATAGATAGGCGGCACGAGCGTGCCAAACGCGGTACAAAAGCCAAGCGCAATGCCGTACCCCAACCCCAGCCCGAGGTAGCGAATAGCCAAACCAAACGTGAGCCCGCCGACTCCCCAGAGAAGGCCGAAGAGCATCGCCCACAGAATGGCCGACATGGGCGCACGATGCAGGATGCCAAAGACATCCGGCACAAAGAGAAGCGCAAAGAACGTCGGCGCAATCATCCAGGCAGCTACGCCCTGGATGATCCAGTAGATCTCCCACGACCAGCGCTTGATGCCACGGAACGGAATGAAGTTGCTGGCAGAGGCTAAGCCACCCAGCCAATGAAACAGAACCCCAAGAAACGGATTAGCGCCCACGAAGTGTCCTTAGAAAGCGACCGAACCTTGGCCCGACCGGCGCAGCCATCCTACCCCATTAGACTCACAATGGAGAATAGTTTCTCTATTGATAGTTTTGAACTTTTCAACGAATTCCTCCTTTGCACGGTTCAGAAACAGAAACCATTAGGGAAATACCGTTTCCTGTCGGATAATTCCGTTACTGCAGGAGCCTTCCCAATGCCGTCCAAAATGCCTTCTCGTCCCGCGTCCAGTGCCAAACGGCTCTACCTCATCCCGATTCTGACGAAGGCGCTAGACATTCTGGAGCTGCTACAGAATGAAAACCAGCCGATGGTGCTGGAGGCTATCCACAAGCGCACGCGCATCTCGAAGACGACGGTCTATCGGATTCTCAAGACTCTCGTCCATCGCGGATACGTAAGCCAGACGGCAGACCGGCAGTATCGTTTCATCTCACGCGCACGCAAGCTTCGCTTTGGCTTCGCGGGACAGAGCGCGGAGATGGCATTCTCGAACGATGTAACGGATAGCCTTCGCCGTGCGGCCGAAGCTGTTGGTATCGATCTTCTCGTCCTCGACAACCAGTACAACGCGGGCAAGGCGATTGAGAATGCAGATACGTTCATCCGTGAGCGCGTGGACGTCATCATCGAGTTCCAGGTGGAAGAGCATGCTGCGCCGGTGATCGCGGACCGCGTCTCTGCTGCGGGCATTCCGCTGATCGCCGTCGACATTCCGCATCCGCACTCCACCTACTTTGGCGTGGATAACTACCGCACCGGATATACCGCGGGAGAACTGCTTGCCACCTTTGCCCTCAATCGCTGGAAGGGGAAGGTGGATTGGATGCTCGGGCTCGAGATTCTTGAGGCAGGCCCCCTCGTACAAAGCCGGATCACCGGGGCCATTGAAGGCGTGAAGAGCCTCCTGCCAAACACTCCCATCGAATGCTTTGTTCGCATTGACGGACGTGGCATGCGCGATAAGAGCCAGCGCGCGGTGGCCGACTTTCTGAATCGGCATCCGCAGGACAAGCGCATCCTTATCGCAGCCGCCAACGACACCAGCGCGCTCGGCGCGATCGCCGCTATCCGCGAGCTTGGTCGCGAAAAGCATGTGGCTATCGTGGGACAGGATTGCGTGGACGAGATGATGGCAGAGATGCAGCGAAATAATACGCCAGCTATCGGATCCGTCTCGCATGAAGTCTCAGAGTACGGACCGAGGCTCATTGAACTTGGGCTGGCGCTCCTGCGTGGAGAAACCGTCGCGCCCTATAACTTTGTGAACCACCGCGTAGTGACGAGCGGTAATACGACGGCGCAGCCCGTTGAACCCAGCACGGTACCGGCTCGAACGGCGACGAAGCGTAAGGCAAGCCAGAAGTAGTGAATCTTCAATGAGAAACAGTTTCCCTGTTGACATTTGTTAGCCGGGATTACTACTCTTCGCTGCGTACGCCGCATACCGATCTCATGAAACTTCGCCACCTCCCATACTCGGCTTGTCTCGCTGCCCTTTCCTGCGTTCCGCTGCTCGTTGCCTCAACAAAGGCCGAAGCACAGCAGCCTGCGATCAGCCCGCGCGCAGTCTTCCTGCATCCCCCAGCAGAAGCGCGGCCGATGGTGCGCTGGTGGTGGTTTGGCCCTGCGGTTACGCACCCCGAGATTCTTCGCGAGCTGGAGCAGATGAAGGCCGATGGAATCGGCGGCGCGGAGCTTGCGTTCGTCTACCCGGAGTCGCTTGACGATCCGCCACGAGGCATCCACAACACAGCCTTCCTGTCGCCCGAGCACCTCAATGCGATTCGCTACGCACAGGTCGAAGGCCGACGACTTGGTTTACGCATCGACATCACCTTGTGCAGCGGTTGGCCTTACGGCGGACCGAAGACGACGCTTGCCGAAGCAGCAGGGCGCTTGCGGCTTCTAGAGCTTCCTCTAGCAGCCGATGCCACCACGGTGCCTGCCCCGAAGCTTGAAGAGGGCGAGAAAGTCATTGCAACGTTTCTCGCACCAGGCGAGCCGAAGCGCTGGTCAGCCTCGGATGCTCTCCGCATGCCTTCGAAGCTTATGCCTGCAAAGACATCGCGGGTTGTGCTCTTCTTCCTCTCTTCTCATACCCATCAAAAGGTGAAGCGAGCTTCTGTGGGAGCCGAAGGATATGTGCTTGATCCGTTCAGCAAACAGGCTGTCGCGTCGCACTTGAAGAACGTAGGCACACCACTGCTGAGCGCCTTTGGCAGCACACCACCCTATGCCATTTTTTCGGATTCGCTCGAGGCCTACGGCGCGGACTGGACACCGACGCTACCCGAAGAGTTCCGCAAGCGTCGAGGCTACGACCTGCTCGCGCATCTGCCAGAACTCTACGCAGGGGGCACTGCTGCGGCCGAGTGCGTGAGGCATGACTGGGGGCGCACGCTTACAGAATTGGTTGACGAGAACTACCTCACGCAAATCAATGATTGGGCACGCGCACACGGCACGCGCTTCCGCTCCCAGACCTATGGTGAGCCTGCCGTTTCCCTTGCGAGCCAACGTTTGGTGGCGCTGCCCGAAGGAGAAGGGCCGCAGTGGCGAGCGTTCTCGACGTTGCGCTGGGCCAGCAGCGCGAACCATCTCTTTGGCAATACGGTCACCTCTGGCGAAACGTATACCTGGCTGCATTCACCGGTGTTTCGCGCGACCCCGCTCGACATGAAGGCGGAAGCCGATATCGACTTCCTGATGGGAGAGAACCAGCTTATCTTTCACGGCTGGCCGTACTCCGCGCCAGGCGCGGGTGAGCCAGGGTGGTCGCTCTATGCAGCTGGCGCGTTCAACGATCACAATCCATGGCATCCCGTGATGCCTGCCGTTACCGAGTACATCACGCGGCTTTCGGCCCTGCTTCGACTGGGGAAACCAGCCAACCAGGTGGCGCTGCTGCTGCCTACGGATGACGCCTGGGCAAGCTTCAAGCCAGGCAAGGTCACCGTTACCGGTGCAATGCAACACCTGATTCCTGCTGAGCTTCAGTCGGCGATTCTGGCTGCGGGGTACAACGACGACTTCGTCGACGCGGACACGATTGATCGCCTTGGCGTGCGCTATCCCCTGCTTCTTATCCCACCAACTGAGCGCATTCCCATCACAACGCTGAAGCAGATTGCAAGCTTCGTCGCGGGTGGTGGCCATGCTCTTACAATCGGCCATCAGCCCGCACTGAATGCAGAGGGTGAGGCGTTAAGCGCACAGGAGCAAAGCATCCTCACAGGCTTTCCGCATGTGGCCAATATCGCTGACGTTCCTGCGGCGCTTCATGCCCTTCTGACTCCCGACCTGGTTCTTCATAGCGACGATGCGAAGACGGCCGAGACTCTCGGCTTCATCCGCCGCGAACTGC carries:
- a CDS encoding substrate-binding domain-containing protein, coding for MPSKMPSRPASSAKRLYLIPILTKALDILELLQNENQPMVLEAIHKRTRISKTTVYRILKTLVHRGYVSQTADRQYRFISRARKLRFGFAGQSAEMAFSNDVTDSLRRAAEAVGIDLLVLDNQYNAGKAIENADTFIRERVDVIIEFQVEEHAAPVIADRVSAAGIPLIAVDIPHPHSTYFGVDNYRTGYTAGELLATFALNRWKGKVDWMLGLEILEAGPLVQSRITGAIEGVKSLLPNTPIECFVRIDGRGMRDKSQRAVADFLNRHPQDKRILIAAANDTSALGAIAAIRELGREKHVAIVGQDCVDEMMAEMQRNNTPAIGSVSHEVSEYGPRLIELGLALLRGETVAPYNFVNHRVVTSGNTTAQPVEPSTVPARTATKRKASQK
- a CDS encoding glycosyl hydrolase gives rise to the protein MTFVSRDYYSSLRTPHTDLMKLRHLPYSACLAALSCVPLLVASTKAEAQQPAISPRAVFLHPPAEARPMVRWWWFGPAVTHPEILRELEQMKADGIGGAELAFVYPESLDDPPRGIHNTAFLSPEHLNAIRYAQVEGRRLGLRIDITLCSGWPYGGPKTTLAEAAGRLRLLELPLAADATTVPAPKLEEGEKVIATFLAPGEPKRWSASDALRMPSKLMPAKTSRVVLFFLSSHTHQKVKRASVGAEGYVLDPFSKQAVASHLKNVGTPLLSAFGSTPPYAIFSDSLEAYGADWTPTLPEEFRKRRGYDLLAHLPELYAGGTAAAECVRHDWGRTLTELVDENYLTQINDWARAHGTRFRSQTYGEPAVSLASQRLVALPEGEGPQWRAFSTLRWASSANHLFGNTVTSGETYTWLHSPVFRATPLDMKAEADIDFLMGENQLIFHGWPYSAPGAGEPGWSLYAAGAFNDHNPWHPVMPAVTEYITRLSALLRLGKPANQVALLLPTDDAWASFKPGKVTVTGAMQHLIPAELQSAILAAGYNDDFVDADTIDRLGVRYPLLLIPPTERIPITTLKQIASFVAGGGHALTIGHQPALNAEGEALSAQEQSILTGFPHVANIADVPAALHALLTPDLVLHSDDAKTAETLGFIRRELPGADIYYVVNTGNTPVDTSITLASRHPYAEQWNPDTTVAAAVPREQQELHLAPYASTLFVFTEAKSAHNNAFSSAHVLADLTHDWNIRFVGAKITRENADLSDWAASPATEHFSGEAVYSHTLQLADVPRGRILFAIDGGRPLLDASTNSKREAPALGANGLPNPLITRTGPGMSAHFDPPVREAALLIVNGKPAGALWHPPYQLDIAPLLQTGTNTIELHVFNTALNAWSALPPHDYKPLTERYGNRFQMQDLDKVQPLPSGIFGTITLVNEAP